ACCTCAACAACAGGTAGAGAACCACAAAACAGAACCTCTGGTATGGAacctcagaaaaacagaacttcaGGTAGAGAACCTCAAGAACAGAAGCTAATAGACGAGACTACAATTAGGGAAACTAATAAAGACAATGTCAGTAAAAAAGTGTAGAACCATAACCTGAGGCACAAATTAGCTTGACGTTCTAACACAGTTGATGTTTTACATTCCAGATGTGCAGTTGATTCTGGAGCGACTTGGTCATGACAGATTTATGCTGACGGAGTCTGTTCTGGTCGGCTGTTCTGAACAGAACCAGGCTCAGTTCTGTTTGGATGTTGGTAAGAACACATGATCCATTCTTCGGACTGACTGCGGGTTCTGGTCTGATGTTCTGCTCTGTGTTCGGTTTTGTAGGAGAATTGGATCAGGCAGCAGTAGAAGACGAGTGTGAAGGCAACTTTGTGGAACTCAGGAAATCATTCTTCCTGCTGACTGCTGCAGAAGTCCCTATAGTGGCCAAGGTCAGGAACTACAACAAGACTTTGTATCTGTCATTTGAttcgtgcttttattttgaagtattcatttttaaaagctcAGCTCAGACAATTAGAGTGGACCTGCCAGCAGTGTCCAGTGTGGATGATCGATTCTGGTCCTGATCATGGTCTGTCCTGCAGGGTCAGGCTCTGCTGCGCTGGCATCAAACCAACAGGTTCTGCAGTGCTACAGGCCAGCCGACCCACCGGAACCAGGCAGGGAGTCAGAGAGTCTGCAGGAGCAGCGGGACTGTCCACTATCCAACGGTGAATCTAATTTTTAAAAGATCCAAACTCAACCTAAACTGGATCTGAACTGGATCTGAACCAGATTTAAACCTGGTCAAAACCAGTTCTTATCTGGATCCAAACCAGCTTGCAATTTTGTTGTTGGTGGCATGGATAGATGTTCTGTTCTGACTATTTCCTGGTCTCTCTGGTCTTCCTGCAGATGTCTCCAGTGGTGATTGTCCTGGTGTCTGATGGGAAACGGTGTTTGTTGGGGCGACAGTCGTCCTTCCCACGGGGGATGTACAGTGCTCTGGCTGGTTTCTGTGACATGGGTCAATCTCACTTGTAACACACTCActtgtctgttcacctgtttcctgtttcctgtctgtttccctgtttcctgtttcccgTCTGTTcacctgcttcctgtctgtcgaacctgtttcctgtctgtttacctgtttcctgtctgtttacctgtttcctgtctgtttacctgtttcctgtttcctgtctgtttacctgtttcctgtttcccgtctgttcacctgtttcctgtctcttcacctgtttcctgtctgtttacctgtttcctgtctgttcacctgtttcctgtctgtttacctgtttcctgtctgttcacctgtttcccgtctgttcacctgtttcccctctgttcacctgtttcccgtctgttcacctgtttcccgtctgttcacctgtttcccgtctgttcacctgtttcccgTCTGTTCCCCTGTTTCccgtctgttcacctgtttcccgTCTGtcacctgtttcctctctgttcacctgtttcccgtctgttcacctgtttcccgTCTGtcacctgtttcctctctgttcacctgtttcccgtctgttcacctgtttcccatccgttcacctgtttcccgtccgttcacctgtttcccgtccgttcacctgtttcccgtccgttcacctgtttcctgtctgtcacctgtttcctgtctgtcacCTGTTTCCCGTCCGTTCACCTGTTTCCCGTCCGTTCACCTGTTTCCCGTCCGTTCACCTGTTTCCCGTCCGTTCACCTGTTTCCCGTCTGtcacctgtttcctctctgttcacctgtttcccgtccgttcacctgtttcccgtccgttcacctgtttcccgtccgttcacctgtttcccctctgttcacctgtttcccgtctgttcacctgtttcccgtctgttcacctgtttcccgtctgttcacctgtttcccgtctgttcacctgtttccgTCTGTCACCTGTTTccgtctgttcacctgttttccgtctgttcacctgtttcccgtctgttcacctgtttcccgtctgttcacctgtttcccgtctgttcacctgtttcccgtctgttcacctgtttcctgtctgttcacctgtttcctgtctgtcacCCGGTCTAACCCACCTGTGTCTGGTCCAGGTGAGTCTGTGGAAGAGGCTCTGTGCAGGGAGGTGGCGGAGGAAGTGGCTTTAGAGGTTGACAGCATCTCCTACAGCTCCTCGCAGCACTGGCCTTTCCCTCGCAGCTCCTTTATGCTGGGCTGCCACGCCTCTGTTAGCCCCGCCCACACTCAGGTGAGCTGACATACACCTGTgaatacatttcattacatttcatttagctgacgcttttatctaAAGCCACTTACACTAAGTGCATCAACCACGAGGAAACAAACccaaaacaacaagaatcaagaaagtaccatttgcttcaagaaagccaaactacaaagtgctataagtgaGTGACATATAAGTACTactaaatataatgtttttaattttttatttaataaaaaaaaaaatgatacgAGCTGTAGTCTGAAGAgaagtgtcttcagtctggaggaagatgtgtggacttcctgtcctgatgtccatgtggagctggttccaccgtttaggagccaggacaggaaacagtcgtgatgttgttgagtgacagctgtccctcgcagtgagggagcagctgattggtcgatgcagagcggagtgaacgggctggggtgtaaggtttgaccatgtcctggatgtagactggacccgatccgttcacagcattGAAACGGATGTgggcagctactggtaaccagtgaagggagcggaggagtgtgagtgaactcaggttaaagaccagtggagctgctggttcctggatgagctgcagaggtcagagggcagcagcaggtagacctgccaggagggaggggcagtagtctaggtgtgagacgaccagaacctggaccagaatctgcgccgccttctgagtgagaagggggcgtatcCTCCTGATgctgtgcagcatgaatctacaggaacgtgttgttgcagtaatgttggcagcgagggagagttggctgtcgagtgtcacaccccGGTCACGGGTAGGAGGAGcttttccctggaaggaaaagtagtttgTAGATGATAGATGAGAGCAGGGACTCTCTCCCTGAAACAATAGTAATCTAGCAGAGAAGCTTATTTAAAGAATATACTGAGCCTAAATCCAAATAGTCCAGTAGTATGAAACCCCAGAAGTCCAATGCACACTAAAAAGTTTgaatacaaacagtggaggaCCTAGCGTTGAACCCTGAGGCACACCTCAGTAGCAGCTGTTTGAGGAAATGCTGTTATCTGTGCAGCTGAACGTCGAccacacagagctggaggacGCTCGCTGGTTCAGTCTGGAGGAAATCACCTCCGCCCTCCAAATGAAGTCTCCGCCCAGGAGAGGTGACCCTCCCGTCGTCTGGCTTCCCCCGAAACACGCCATCGCCCACCTCCTTATCACGGAATGGATGGAACGACAGCAAAGCagcgagagaggagagtgaggtcATGTTTCAGAGGCTCTGACGAGTCCTGAAAGTAGGAGAGATTTCAGATCCAAAAACGAGCGACAAAAGTACTGAGCTCTAAAAACTGAACACATACAGCTTCGCATCATGGGAACTATAATAACGAAACTCACTGTATGATTAAGCTAAATTAACGCTGTCTCTAGATGGAGCTAATTAGCTCATGGTTACGAAGCAAGAAGTCGTGTacacagtgtgaaaacactgctgctagGCAACGACAACATGGACACTAATGTTAACTTTACTGTCGATGTCTAGAAGCTACAGAGGCTAATgagttagcatgctagcatgTAACATAATGCAGGAAATACAAAGACACGATGAAAATCAACAtgacaggtcagaggtcatgatCACTGTAAACATGGCGACAAAGGCAACTTAAAAGATGAGGATtttaaacatcattaaaatgaatattcatgTTAATTAAGTTGATAATGTTTTTATGAGTTATCGTCTGTTTGTGACTCctgtgtaataaaatgttaataaaacaacatctaCCTCTCTGTTATATAATCTGAtgactttgaataaaacatgtaaagcATTGAAGATTTTTAAAGTTGTGAAAAAACGGATCATTTAAAAAGTTCatctgcttcattttttttgaTCATATGTGAATATTTTGATCATTGAGTTTAAATCACagattattcaaaataaaatgttgaaagaaaTGATTTCATCAGTTTTTAAAGGTTCTATCATCACGTCTCTATAATAACctggttttatcttttatttgtgGACGAGAAACAACTGACAGACAAACCTTTCACAATTAAACAACTGAGTAAAAAACTATCGAAGTAAATGTCCTACACTCACAATCCTGCTGAAGTAAAAGTATTGAAGTCCTTAGATCAAgaatactcaagtaaaagtactcgtGTTTATATGATATTACTGGATTATTATTATCCATCACTTTAATGCTGCTTTACTCTGTAATTTATCTGAATGTTAAcgtagtggagtaaaaaaatTGTGAATCTGAAAAAGATGACATTACTACGGGGGGTTGGGTTATATAGTTAGTTACTTGAAGCTAAACTAAAATcacatgaaacagaaacattcagatTTCCAATATCTGACTTTATTCTGATTCTCAAACGTTACATTCGGTCCCGTGAGACTGTGACGTCAGAGCAGGCGGGACTACAGCTCCCAGCAGGCCTTTCGGCTGAGCACGTGCAGCATCATGGCGGTTTTCATGGATCTGAacctgagctccagctccagcgTCCGGAACCTGATCGAGTCCGCGGCTCAGCGTGAGTCTGCACCGGCCTCCCCCGGACTCTGTACCCGGGGACCACCACCCGGCCGCGGGGAGAGCAGCAGCGAAGCCCCGCTCTGAGCTCCAGGCCTGTGGACCCTTTACACCACACTCCGCTCAAAGAGACTCATTTTAACGGTTCTGTTGCAGAGTCTGAACTCACCTGTCTGTGGTTAACCTGTAGGTAACCTGTACTAGTTAACCTGTAGGTAACCTGTACTAGTTAACCTGTAGGTGACCTGTACTAGTTAACCCGTAGGTAACCTGTACTAGGTAACCCGTAGGTAACCCGTACTAGTTAACATGTACTAGGTAACCTGTAGGTAACCCGTACTAGTTAACCTGTAGGTGACCTGTACTATGTAACCTGTACTAGTTAACCTGTAGGTGACCTGTACTAGTTAACCCGTAGGTAACCCGTACTAGTTAACATGTACTAGGTAACCTGTAGGTAACCCGTACTAGTTAACCTGTAGGTGACCTGTACTAGTTAACCTGTAGGTAACCCGTACTAGTTAACCTGTAGGTAACCCGTACTAGGTAACCTGTACTAGTTAACTGGGGACTCAACATGAACCAGCCACTGTAAAGTTCTGCTTATATTttaatatagttattattatatgatcTGTTGTTCTCACTAATAATAACTTTGTATTTGAACGTCACATGACAAAGATTTTATtaagaattaaataaaattaaaatcagctgttagaaaaacaacacagggtcacagaggaaataacCTGATCAACATCATCAGAGATGATCAGTGATTTGTCAGTGATTTGTCAGTGATGATCAGAGATGATCAGTGATTTGTCAGTGATTTGTCAGTGATGATCAGAGATTTGTCAGTGATTTGTCAGAGATGATCAGAGATGATCAGTGATTTGTCAGTGATGATCAGAGATGATCAGTGATTTGTCAGTGATTTGTCAGTGATGATCAGAGATTTGTCAGTGATTTGTCAGAGATGATCAGAGATGATCAGTGATTTGTCAGAGATGATCAGAGAGATGATCAGTGATTTGTCAGAGATGATCAGTGATGATCAGTGATTTGTCAGTGATTTGTCAGAGATGATCAGTGATGATCAGTGATTTGTAGATTTGATGTGATGATCAGAGATGATCAGTGATTTGTCAGAGATGATCAGAGATGATCAGTGATTTGTCAGAGATGATCAGAGATGATCAGTGATTTGTCAGAGATGATCAGAGATGATCAGTGATTTGTTAGAGATGATCAGTGATTTGTCAGAGATGATCAGAGATGATCAGTGATTTGTCAGTGATTTGTCAGTGATGATCAGAGATGATCAGAGATTGATCTGTGTGTTATGTCTTGTTCTTTCAGTTGGTTTCTCCACTGTCGCCATCAACTATGTGTTTGAACCTTCCAAAAAGAAACAGGTGAGTGTGTCCTCTGTTGCGCTGCGTTCAGGAACTCAGTCACTTGCAGGAAAAAACATGTCCGTTTCCTGTTTGCAGGAGATCCCCACGCCGACGCCGATCAATGAGCTGATCGATCAGCTGCCCATCGTACAGGTAGAGTGAGGACGATGCTGATGGGGATTGACACGTGTTGTCATTGTATTAACGTGTTTGTTTCTGGTAGGGCCGCTCTCGTCCAATCAGAGTGCTGAACAGACTGACAGTTGTGATGTCAGACTCCAGTCACTTTGTGAGTGTTCATGTTCACaggatcaaaataaaagctcagaccttcagaataaaagcagagGGTTGATAAATCTGCAGATTATTGTAATTGGTaaatctgtgtgcgtgtgttaagAGGCCGAACGCTGCAGAGTACCGGAGCTTCGACCTGTTGGCCGTCCAGCCGACCACAGAGAAACTCTTCCATGTGAGCATCATTaacagctgcttcctgttcacaTACAGTTTCTACATGATGTCACTGAATGCAGCGCATGTGGATAACGATGCGTTTGTGTTCAGGCGGCTTGTTTGTTGTACGACGTCGACATCATCTGCATCATAGTCACAGAGAAACTTCCCTTCTTCTTCAAGAGGGCGCCAGTGAGCGGGGTGAGGTCATCATTGATTATCATTAATGAGGATAGGCAGCGATTTATTTTACAACAGCTggattcactgtgtgtgtgcgtgtgcgtccaGGCTGTAGACAGAGGTGTTGTGTTCGAGGTCTCGTACTCTGCTGCCATCAGAGACTCGACCATGAGACGTTACACCATCGCTAACGCAGTTTGTCTGATGGAGAGCTGCAAGGGGAGGGTACGTCCTATTTGTAGCTAAGATGTCATCACCCTGACGGCACGGACTGATGTTGACTGatgaaagtttgtgtttttcagaacGTGATCCTGTCCAGTGCAGCTGAGAAGGTCAGTGATCACTTTGGATTATTGACTAATATTGATCAGTTTTGATGAGTGTTAGATCTAAACTGATGTGTGTTTCAGGCTCTGGAGCTCAGAGGTCCCTATGACGTCACCAACCTGTatcctgctgcttcactgtgtgtgtctgtgttagtgtgtgatgttgtgtgacGTTGTGTTCCTGAAGTTGTTGGTCAGAGGTTTGTTGTTCAGTTTGTCAGACAAAGATTCCAAAGAAGCCGTTTCCTCCACGTGTCGATCAGTTCTACTGCACGCAGGTTAGATTACTCTCAATATTAATACTCACTTCTATTACTACAGTGTACTGAATACTATTACTACTTGTACTGTCTGTTCAGAAACCAGGAAGACGGCCAGTGGGATCATCTACACAATGAAGAGCTGCAGTGACTCATGTGACCAGCAGGAGGCTCCACCACAGTCTGAACACTGTAGGTTttctgaggaaacacaaacttttGAAGGAAATCAGTTAAATATTGATCATTGATCAACAGGAACTGTTCACTCTGAGACGTTCTCCACAGTGACAGATATAGTTCCTGATGCTGTGGAACGTTCGGTTAACAGTTATTAATGTTCCTGATGCTGTGGAACATTGTGTAAACGTTCATAATGAACATTTCCTGTGTATTTACCCGTAATGTGAGGAACATGTTCTCATGTTCTGTTGTTCTACCTGAACAGGTGACGCTCCTGCTGCcaagaaacacaaaactgcTCCGACTGACAGCTGAAGGGGGCGGGGCTTACTGAGATCTTCAGGTTCATTGGTTGACTTGGTCGGCGCTGACGTTTTTAATTTAGATTCTTCTCCAGACTTCTGTTATAAAAGAGGACATTTTATGTTGATACGCCttaataaaaaaacttaatgaattaatatttgtctttaatgaactgatttaaatcaaatattcaaataatttGTAAAGTTGATGTCAGAGAACAGAACCTTGTTTTAAGTTTCGTTCAGTATCACGATGATCTTCCTGTCAGACAAAGTACAGGGTTCACTGACTCCATAGAAAACACCTCAGAAGTTTtcagttgtatttttattgtgaaatcagGCTGCGGTGCAAATGCTGCCGTGATTGGTCAGACCCGAAGAGGGAAATATTTTCATCAAAAATAGTTTTACATTGTTTCAGTCAcgttaaaaataaaactctgcTTCATATAAACgtacaaacaggaagtgacagtcATTAatcatctgattggctgacagcgATCATGTGGAGTGTTTAGTGAGGACGTTAAAAGCCTCAGTTTGAACACAAGTCACATGATCATTTGTTCAGGATCAATAAAGCTTATCTGAAGCTGTTAAAAGTTTTACAGCGATGAAATGAGAAGAGTCATGTGATCAGAGTGGCTATGGCATTTTAACAGCCCTTTACTGGGATTGATTACTTATTAACAGAAAAACACGCATCTATTAAAGTGATGATTTCACTGAGCGATGGACGAATCACTGCCGATGTGTTCGTGTCTGAATCAGATGTCAGGAATGAGGAGAAGCATGTGATTGGACGGAAGGTTCTCCAAATTCCACCGGATGGTGCATTCAAGACCACATGGACATCTGAGattcgggggggggggcctccTCCTGTGGGAGTGTTGACAGTCAGTGTCCCATGATGTGGTTGATGTGACCCTGAGATGAAAAGCACAAGTTAACGTCAATTCCCAGGATGCctttttcacacacatatcCAATCACAGAGCTTCATTTTGACTGACTGCAGTCAAGGCTAAGTGTCTGGGCGGGGCCTGGTGACATTGTAGAGCCTCAGAGCTCCGGACTGCACCGGTGAGCCAAACTTTACCTGCTCTGTCTGAGTTTGATCGAGTCGACTCCTCATCTCCTTTGCGGAGTTtccactcacccacacacaggcCTTAGGCCCCGCCCACACTCTGACACATGGCCAGTGAAgctgagaggaggtgaaggtgacGTGTCAGAGTCTGAGCGTCGTCCAACACACTCACTGACCTGAGCTTTACACTTGCActacaaacaccaacacaccacGTGTGGGTTATCTTTTATCCaggatgtttaaaaatgtttaatttcagtttAAATGTCATACTCAgccttatttatatatatatatatatatatatatataaataaaggtaTAATAGTTTATTATTGTGGTGCCAAAAGGAGCAGTGAAAACCTTTTGGTCACTTAAATGATAAAGTTAGTCTGGAGCTCTGAGTCTAATCACGTGACAAATCAAGCACACCCTGTTTCCAGACAAACTGGAGATTAAAGGTCAGACGATAAACCAGCTTCAGGCCTGATGTCAAACACAAGGAACTTACTGGTTCTCCTCCGAGACACCTGGGACAGGAGAGCAGAGGTCGGGGTCGGACCACGGCAACCtgtgtctacacacacacacacacgttaccaTAGTAACAGCTTCATGACAAGATGAGTGATATCACATAATGACAGGTTTCAGTTACTCATAGTTTATAGAATAATAAAACGTGTCAATAGAAACATGAACTTGATGAAGAGTGAAGGCTCATGGGTATTGTAgtgtaaataaatcaacattaaCCGTCACCCATCGTCATGGCGACCTCCACTGACCTGCTGCTCTTCTTGCTGATTGGCTCCAATAAAACCGTGATTCGTTTCCATTGGACATTCAGACGACTGGAACTCCAAACACACCCGCTTCTGATATCAAacacatcttcatcatcctcataaacaccttcatcatcttcaatataatcatcttcatcatcttcaatATAAACACCTTCATCATTACCATCACtaacattatacattatatccTCCTCAATGATAAAATCGTTTCAATCGTTATCATGAATATTCAAATCATCATCAATGttatctgtctctcttcttcatcactaacatcatcttcatcctctcaccgctctgcagctccacggctgctgctccacactcctcttcctcagcatgttagcagctagcagctagcagctagcgGAGCGGGGAGACTTCAGACCGGTTAGCCTGCAGCTAACGGTCCGGCAGTTagctgttagcctgttagcctgctAATGTGTCCACACTGAGACCGGAAGCTGCCAGTTTCCCGCTCACAGCGAATAAATGCTTGAAGAAACCGTTAACGTCCCGGTACCGTAACTCTGCACTGCCCGGAAACACCGCGCTGTTTAACCTTCTGTCTACCGGCAGATTCAAGTTTAAATTAATCACATTAACACTTCCGttagagacacacacaataaaagcTGCGGAGTTTCTGAATCATAcactattttattatttcatcttatTTATTCTACTAAAAAATGAAGTAAGATTATTTATTacatcaaatgttattttcataCATACttgatgaattattttctaTTGAACAGTGAATAATAATAGGAATGTGATGTATGTATTTCACATTAAAGTTttatgttccagacattttctttatatttgacattaatttgttttctgtcgTTTGAATTAAAGTTTGACTCAAATCCTGTATCATTAAATACTGATTAATTTTTTCATTACGTTTTTATGATCAAAAGTATCAATATgaactaaaatgtaaaagttgtATTTACTTCGAAGTCTCACTCACTGCACCGGAAGTTGTATTTCCGTTTGTTTGAAACGTCACATGTTCCCattggtttcatttaaaatgacgtgacgtcacagtgaatgaaccaatcagaggagattAGTGACGTGAGTGAGCAACAGGGGGCAGCAGACACTCGGGGATGATAGGgggatgatagagagagagagagagagagagagagagagagagagagagagagagagagagagagagagagagagagagagagagagagagagagagagagagagagagagagagagagagagagagagagagagagagagagagagagagagagagagagagagagagagagagagagaaacagagagagagagagagagagagagagagagagagagagagagagagagagagagagagagagagagagagagagagacagagagagagagagagagagagagagagagagagagagagagagagagagagagaaacagagagagagagagagagagagagagcagagagagagaaacagagagagagagacagagagagagagagagagagagagagagagagaaacagagagagagagagagagagagagagaaacagagagaagagagagagagagagaaacagagagagagagagagagagaaacagagagagagagagagagagagaaacagagagagagagagagaaacagagagagagagagaagaaaagagggaggagagagagagagagagaaacagagagagagagagagagaagcagagagagagagagagaaagcagagagagagagagaaacagagagagagagagagaaacagagagagagagaaacagagagagagagagcagagagagagagagagaaacagagagagagaagaaggagagagagagagagagagaaacagagagagagaaggaaagagggagggattCTCCTGAGATTCTGTTAAACGAGTGGAAACTATTTCGACCAAATGAAGCGAAATggcgagagagagggaaacgAGGGAATGAAGGTcgatagatagagagacagagagagagagagagagagagagagacatgttgTTTTAGATGAAGTCTCTCCATCCTGAGCTGCTTCATattattttcatgttaaaaGAGTCTGAGCGGAAAATCCTGATCTCTGAGGACCAGAGACTCTGAGACCACTTTaaaccaggaccagagacactGGGACAACTTTATaccaggaccagagacactGAGACCACTTTATaccaggaccagagacactGGGACAACTTTagac
This is a stretch of genomic DNA from Hippoglossus stenolepis isolate QCI-W04-F060 chromosome 21, HSTE1.2, whole genome shotgun sequence. It encodes these proteins:
- the rpp30 gene encoding ribonuclease P protein subunit p30 — translated: MAVFMDLNLSSSSSVRNLIESAAQLGFSTVAINYVFEPSKKKQEIPTPTPINELIDQLPIVQGRSRPIRVLNRLTVVMSDSSHFRPNAAEYRSFDLLAVQPTTEKLFHAACLLYDVDIICIIVTEKLPFFFKRAPVSGAVDRGVVFEVSYSAAIRDSTMRRYTIANAVCLMESCKGRNVILSSAAEKALELRGPYDVTNLGLLFSLSDKDSKEAVSSTCRSVLLHAETRKTASGIIYTMKSCSDSCDQQEAPPQSEHCDAPAAKKHKTAPTDS
- the nudt13 gene encoding nucleoside diphosphate-linked moiety X motif 13, producing MAAMLKPLRILLSTSKCPPSRSCSRYVSRMRYVNKLKEDDSLCAKALQNSHIILFHRLSPLLQRTERGTFRPATFSSSDVQLILERLGHDRFMLTESVLVGCSEQNQAQFCLDVGELDQAAVEDECEGNFVELRKSFFLLTAAEVPIVAKGQALLRWHQTNRFCSATGQPTHRNQAGSQRVCRSSGTVHYPTMSPVVIVLVSDGKRCLLGRQSSFPRGMYSALAGFCDMGESVEEALCREVAEEVALEVDSISYSSSQHWPFPRSSFMLGCHASVSPAHTQLNVDHTELEDARWFSLEEITSALQMKSPPRRGDPPVVWLPPKHAIAHLLITEWMERQQSSERGE